A genomic stretch from Setaria viridis chromosome 1, Setaria_viridis_v4.0, whole genome shotgun sequence includes:
- the LOC117854831 gene encoding uncharacterized mitochondrial protein AtMg00810-like, giving the protein MVLIKCILRYVKSMVFSGLHISTSPVQSLTAYSDADWAGCPDSKRSTFDFCVYLGDNLMSWSSKRQTTVSRSSAEAEYQAVAHTVAECCWLRQLLHELHVPLASTTVDYYDNVSVVYMIANPVHHRRTKHIKIDIHFVHEKVALGNERRVSHSVRDVPELPAS; this is encoded by the exons ATGGTCCTGATCAAGTGCATCCTGCGCTATGTGAAGAGCATGGTCTTCTCCGGGCTTCACATCAGCACCAGTCCTGTTCAGTCTCTGACTGCCTACTCCGACGCCGACTGGGCTGGCTGCCCGGACTCTAAACGCTCCACCTTCGACTTCTGCGTCTACCTCGGTGACAATCTgatgtcttggtcctccaagcgccagACCACGGTGTCTCGTTCCAGTGCTGAGGCGGAATATCAGGCTGTGGCTCATACTGTGGCAGAATGCTGCTGGCTGCGTCAACTCCTTCATGAGCTTCATGTTCCACTTGCCTCGACCACTGTTGACTACTATGACAATGTGAGTGTTGTCTACATGATAGCTAACCCGGTACATCATCGGCGCACGAAGCACATCAAGATTGATATTCACTTTGTTCATGAGAAGGTGGCCTTAG GTAATGAAAGAAGGGTTAGTCATTCAGTCAGGGATGTACCTGAGTTACCAGCATCATGA